CTTATCGAGCCGGCCAACGCAAAACACCCTCTGCCTTACGGGCACAAAATCTATCGCTATTTTCCGGTTCAAGGGGTCGCTGTTTGTGCATAACACGCCCTTCGGCTTGTTCAGCAGGAAATACACCTTCGTTTCGCTGCTTATCCGCCTGCCCATATAAGTGATTCGGTCAACCTCGGGATCGGCAAAGGCCGGCAGCTCATCAACTACCTCCCTGTTAACCCGTACATCGCCCTCAAGGATAATCTCCTCACATTTGCGTCTTGATGCTATACCTGCATCAGCAAGTATTTTTTGAAGTCTTACTTTTGCCATTTCTGCTCCTATTAGCTTCTCAGCTATTATTTGCTGTTTCAATTAATTGAGAGAGCATTATGAATTTTTGAACTGTAAATTCAATCACAAAAATATAGTATGCTTCTAAAGGGTGAGAAATATTTTTTGAAAAAATCCATCCTCGAGAAGTATTATATTAAGTAAGAGCTGTCAATTCTGTTTTTGAAAAACAGATTTTTAAGTTGTTATATCCTATTAAAGGAAAGGCTATGCAGTTAACTAAAAAGATACCGTTATTTATTATGCTCCTTCTTCTGAGCGTATCTTCGTTCTCTCAGTGGGATTCAAAATACGACCTCGACGGCAATGAGATTGTAGACTTAAGCGATTTTTCCCAGCTTGCTCTTCACTGGCTTGAAACGCCCTATTTAGAGATGCCGGCGGTGTTTGGGCTTGACAAGAACGAGGCGGAAAACGTAATTCTTAATGCAGGATTGAGGATCGGCTCATTATCCGAGCAGCACAGCCTGTCGTTTCCAGATGGGACAGTAATCAGCCAGTATCCCCTTGCGGGAAGAACAGTTTCCTCGGGCGAAGCAGTAGCTCTAACCGTCTCTACGAGAGATCAAAACAGGGTTAGCGGTATGTCCTGGGTTTACATCAGCGACCCAAACTTTACCGGCTATATGAGTAAATACGAAACCACAAACCAGCAGTATTGCGATTTTCTCAACGATGCTTATATTGCCGGAAAGGTGGAGATTATAGAAGAGCAGGTTTTCGCTGCCGGCGGGAATTATTCAGGTAAAATCTACTATGATATGAGCGATTCAAATGCTCAAATAGATTTTTCTTCCGGCTATTTTTATGTCCAAACCCGTAACGGCTTTAATATGGCCGATCATCCAGTTACGAAGGTAAGCTGGTACGGAGCTAAGGCATTCTGCAACTTTTACGGCTTCAGCCTGCCCACTTTAGGCCAGTGGGAAGGTACAGCAGATTACGACGGCACATTCGATTTCGGCTGCGGAGAGATAATAGACCATTCAAGAGCCAACTACGCCCGCAAAAACCCACTCGGACTATCACACTATCCTTATACCACCCCCGCAGGCCATTATCCGGCTCACGGCTACGGGCTGTGCGATATGGCTGGGAACGCTTGGGAATGGACGCTGACAAGCTGCGCAGACGATAAGCGAATTGCTGCAGGCGGAGGCTGGTTCAGCTACGACGGGAAAAGCTGCTCTGCAGCAAACACATATTGCGATTCGCCTGAGAATACAATAAGCGATACAGGTTTTAGAGCTGTAAAGCAGCAGTAATATTTATGCTGTCTTTTGAAGGCGGCATTACTCAAAGCCTTTCTATAAAGCGTCAAGAAGGTGTTGTCCGTAATCTTTACGGCTGCACAACCATATTCCCAAGGATTGTATTTATCTAGCCCTCTTTTAATCACGAAAGGAGCTTCGCGAAGCCCCTTTGTCCGAAGTGAAAAGCGGCGTGTGCGACAATTTTTTTGGGCAAAATGCAAATCATTATGTTGCAATGCTTTGTAGAATTTATTGCTATCTATATTACCCTGAAACTCGCTAAGGATTTTTTGTTTGCTGGTTTTGTTGGCAAGTAGAGGCGAACCTGCGCGATCGTCTTGCCTGCGAAGCGTGAAAATTCGGCGGAAAAAACTTATACCTATTGCTTCTCATTGCCTTTTGTCCACTTATTTCGTCCGCCGTAGGCGGACTTCATGCGTGGCTCTGATTGTCGTTAGTATTCCGCAGCGATTTTACAAAGCGAACCATTTAAACCGAGCCGCACGTGGAGGCCCGCCGTAGGCGGGCCGGAACAAGCGGATAGATTCGGCTTTAAAAGGCTTTGCCAAAAAATAATGTCGCACACAAAGCGGCTCAGCGGGGAGCTTTTTGCTTGCTGAAATGAGCATAGTAATTATACTCACGCCTTCAAGATTCTTTGCAAGCTTACGTCCGGTATTAACAAAGACTAATTGGAACGTATTCTCATTTGAAAAACTAACGAGGTGAAATTATGGATTTATCCCAACAGGATAAGCAGGTAGTCGAAAATCTCAACGAGATGGCCAAGGAGCAGGGGCTTGATATCAGCGGCGGTAAGGTTCGCCGGAGCTCTTCGCGTTTCTGTCTCGGAGTAGAACACGGCGATTACAACGGAACAGAGCTGTTCGGCGTTGGTACAGATCGGTTCATCTGGATGGCCTACAAACCAAATGGAACAAACAAATTCCGTCTTTACAGCGGCAACTTCCCCGAAGACGGGATTGTGGAATTCGAAATCGGCAGCGTACCCGGCCCTTATTCGGTTCGTGATTCGTGGAGCAGATTCCCCTACGGAGCGGATTATATGCTCCGGCAGAAGGGCTATCAGCTCAAGGAAGGCTTTGATGCAGTGATCTACGGGAATATCCCTGGCGGAGGTATGAGCCGGTCTGCCTCACTTGCCCTGAATCTGATCCTTTCTATGTGCGATGCAAGCGGGATTAAGATTGAAAACCAGCTCGATGTAATTGATATAGCTGTGGGTATAGAGAATGAATATATCGGCTCGCCATGCGGGGAGCTCGATCAGATTATGATCCTTTTCGCCAAAGAGGGCATGGGCACCCACTACAACCCTGCAGACAGGTCTATCAGCTATGTACCGATGGGCGGAGACACCGATGAATTCAGGATTGTAGGGCTCGACACAGGAACTGTAAGGCCTGGGCTCGAGAAATCCACATACAAGATCAGGCGGGCTGAATGCGAGGAGCTCGTAGAGAAGGCACAGGAAGCGGGCTTCGAGATAAGCTGCCTTGCAGACGTAAAAGAAGAGAGCCTGTTCAACCGTATTTACAATCATTTCATCGTAACAGACCCCGAGCTTGTTCAAAGGCTCGTTTATATATACAATGCCCAGAAGCGTTTCTATCAGATGCTCAATGCTTGGAGAGATGGCGACATTGAAACAGTGGGCAAGATATTCCGCGAAGACGGGATTGGGCTTCGCGATGACTACGTAATTTCCGGCCCTGAGCTTGAAACGATGTGCGATACTGTAAGAACCGTTGACGGCGTACTCGGCGAAAGGATGCTCGGCGGAGGCGATAAAGGCGCTGCAGGAGCTCTGGCAAGGGCGGAAGCAGTGGACGATTTGAGAAAGGCCGTGGATAACGGATACCCCAGAAGCCATCCGGACTTTGCTGATAAGTATGCTGTGCATGTATGCAAGGTTGTCGATGGCATAAAGGTGTTTGAAGGCGCTCTTTAATAAACGAAAAACCAACAAAAGCCGCAAAATTTTAGAGAATTTATATGCAGGGCATCGCTGTAGCGGGCTCTGCATTTTTAACTAAGATAAAAAAAGGAATAAAAATGAAGCAAGAGTCAAAAATCAAAAATTTACTTATCGGTTTTGGCATAGGCATCGGCCTTGCAGTATGTATGGGTCAGGCGGTTGCCCCGCGAGAGGGAACTTACCAGATTTCTTCGGGTGATGCCGAGGCGGTTTTTATTTTAGACACACGCAACGGCCAAATTTGGCAGCGAACAGACTCAGACATCACCGATTTCGGCACGCCGCAAAACCCCAAATCTGAAGAGAAAAACGTTATTAAAACCCAGTAGCTCATTGTGAAAAACGCAGAAGCTATGCAGAATACGGTTTATATATCTCTTGGAAGCAATCTCGGAGATAAGCAGGCAAACATCCGCAAGAGCCTCGAGAAGATTGCTGCAAGCCCGTCCTGCAAGCTTGAGAAAACAAGCCGGATAATCCAAAATTCCCCGCTCTCAAGCTCCAATCAGCCAGACTACTGC
This window of the Sedimentisphaera salicampi genome carries:
- a CDS encoding galactokinase produces the protein MDLSQQDKQVVENLNEMAKEQGLDISGGKVRRSSSRFCLGVEHGDYNGTELFGVGTDRFIWMAYKPNGTNKFRLYSGNFPEDGIVEFEIGSVPGPYSVRDSWSRFPYGADYMLRQKGYQLKEGFDAVIYGNIPGGGMSRSASLALNLILSMCDASGIKIENQLDVIDIAVGIENEYIGSPCGELDQIMILFAKEGMGTHYNPADRSISYVPMGGDTDEFRIVGLDTGTVRPGLEKSTYKIRRAECEELVEKAQEAGFEISCLADVKEESLFNRIYNHFIVTDPELVQRLVYIYNAQKRFYQMLNAWRDGDIETVGKIFREDGIGLRDDYVISGPELETMCDTVRTVDGVLGERMLGGGDKGAAGALARAEAVDDLRKAVDNGYPRSHPDFADKYAVHVCKVVDGIKVFEGAL
- a CDS encoding SUMF1/EgtB/PvdO family nonheme iron enzyme; this translates as MQLTKKIPLFIMLLLLSVSSFSQWDSKYDLDGNEIVDLSDFSQLALHWLETPYLEMPAVFGLDKNEAENVILNAGLRIGSLSEQHSLSFPDGTVISQYPLAGRTVSSGEAVALTVSTRDQNRVSGMSWVYISDPNFTGYMSKYETTNQQYCDFLNDAYIAGKVEIIEEQVFAAGGNYSGKIYYDMSDSNAQIDFSSGYFYVQTRNGFNMADHPVTKVSWYGAKAFCNFYGFSLPTLGQWEGTADYDGTFDFGCGEIIDHSRANYARKNPLGLSHYPYTTPAGHYPAHGYGLCDMAGNAWEWTLTSCADDKRIAAGGGWFSYDGKSCSAANTYCDSPENTISDTGFRAVKQQ